In the Bacillus solimangrovi genome, TGGTTTGTAGGTTATTTTCCTGTAGAACGACCTCGATATGCTCTTGTTGTTGTAAATATGCAGGTCAATTCATGGGAGACGCAAACAAATGATGTATTCGCTGATATGGTAAAAATAATACATAACTTAAACAACGATTTATAGTACTTTTTTTGTATATAAAAATGGGAAATATGGTACAATGTTCTGGTAGTTAATTACCAACTAAATTAACGGAGAATTCATAGGAAACCAACTAAAAAGACAGAGATGTATCGAATAAATAGAGAGAAATATTTTTTCATTAGAGGAGGATCTGTTAATGCCTCAACAATCGCGTTATCAGAACAGAAGGAAAAAGAAGAAAATAAGTGGATTAATGTTAATGATTGCAGGCGTATTTGCAACCCTATTGTTTGTGTTAGTTATTAGTCTTTCTATAGGAGCTAAGGAGAAGCCTGAGTTTGTCTATGGACCTACAACACCAGAAACATATAAAGATGATGTGATAGAGCAAGAACAAGAGCAAGAAAAAGACTCAGAAAAAATAAGTGAAACAGAAGAGTCAATTGAAAGCTCAAAGGAAACAAGTAATACTGAAACAAGTGAAGAAGTTGTTTCAGAAGTAATTGAAGGTGAATGGGACCCAGTTGAAACAGAGCAAGAAGGGGTGCATGTCACTTCCTACGAAGAGGGATCAGCAGATTGGAACGAAATGTTACGAGCTACAGAAACTGCTACAAATATTTCTCAAGATGATATGATTGTATGGTGGTTAGGTAATGGTGGTAGTCCGAATACGTCAACAGTTACTGTAAGTACGAAGGACAATACAGAAATCTATCGTGTGCAATTACAATGGATTGAGAGCAAAGGTTGGCAACCTGTAACAGTTGAAGTACTTGAAAGCAATCCTTATCAGTAATATAGAAAGCACCTTTTCTTGTTGAGAGAAGGTGCTTTTGTGTTTTTGCTATGGCTTATCCTTCTACCTTAACCGTGTTGAAAGCAAAATGGGCAGGTGTAATAAAATAAGCTATTTTGTTTTGAAATGTACGACTGCAGTAAAGTATGTTTTACCTGATTCATAATCAATGTGTGATTGATGTGAAACAGAATGAACATTAAGAAGTATTGCTTGGTTTTGTTCGATTTTTTCATTTACTTTACTTTCTAAATCTTTTAAGGTCAAAGCTTCAAAAAACTCAACCTTGTCTTCAATTCGTTCTAATTTAATTTGCATATATCATCCGTCCTTTTTAAATAATAAGCAATTATAACAATCATAAGTATTTAACTTCAAGTAAATAATTGTTTAGGGCCTATTTTATCGTAAGGGATACAATAATCTATGGATAACAAAAATTGTCGTTTGCTTGCGTAGAAAACTGTTCTAAAAGTATAATAAAGAGAAACTTTCATCACTGGGATATTCTTTCTCACCTTATAGCTTGTTAGTTGACTATCGTTTATTGTCCAATATTTATACATAAAGATGGGATATTCAACAATTGTTAAAAAAAATTATAATCACATATAGAAATGAGGATAACACATGAAAATTGGCATTATTGGTGCAATGGAAGAAGAAATTCAAATTTTGAAAAATAAAATAGGT is a window encoding:
- a CDS encoding YrrS family protein; protein product: MPQQSRYQNRRKKKKISGLMLMIAGVFATLLFVLVISLSIGAKEKPEFVYGPTTPETYKDDVIEQEQEQEKDSEKISETEESIESSKETSNTETSEEVVSEVIEGEWDPVETEQEGVHVTSYEEGSADWNEMLRATETATNISQDDMIVWWLGNGGSPNTSTVTVSTKDNTEIYRVQLQWIESKGWQPVTVEVLESNPYQ
- a CDS encoding DUF2536 family protein is translated as MQIKLERIEDKVEFFEALTLKDLESKVNEKIEQNQAILLNVHSVSHQSHIDYESGKTYFTAVVHFKTK